One region of Intestinimonas massiliensis (ex Afouda et al. 2020) genomic DNA includes:
- a CDS encoding CorA family divalent cation transporter, translating into MTEWVQYDIQLDDMVCALLEDENGYFCENELRMFRMVEKQSGRLRDEAARTLREYVLQVRELFQAEIDIRQNRIMKTLAIVTTIFLPLSLVAGWNGMNFVDMLKLRWRYGYPAVTRHTKRN; encoded by the coding sequence TTGACCGAGTGGGTCCAGTATGATATCCAATTGGACGATATGGTCTGCGCGCTGCTGGAGGATGAGAACGGGTATTTTTGCGAAAATGAGCTACGAATGTTTCGGATGGTGGAAAAGCAGAGCGGCCGTCTGAGGGATGAGGCCGCCCGGACGCTGCGGGAATACGTTCTGCAGGTACGGGAGCTGTTCCAGGCTGAGATCGACATCCGACAGAACCGAATTATGAAGACCCTCGCCATCGTTACCACCATTTTTCTGCCATTGTCCCTGGTGGCGGGGTGGAACGGTATGAACTTTGTGGATATGCTGAAACTGAGATGGCGGTACGGCTATCCGGCTGTAACGAGACACACAAAACGTAATTAA
- a CDS encoding GreA/GreB family elongation factor, translating into MHNELTQKDIRLMREELDYRRIQLRPKLLEAVKEARGFGDLSENFEYKAAKQEKNRNESRIRFLENMIRTAVVISDRADADTVGLYDRVTVYLEDEGDEETYQVVTTMRQDALHGLISKESPLGKALLGRRVGERFHIQVNDRYGYDAVVRAIQKGQDDGSVPLSSF; encoded by the coding sequence ATGCACAATGAACTGACGCAAAAGGATATCCGCCTCATGCGGGAGGAGCTGGACTACCGCCGCATCCAGCTCCGGCCCAAGCTGCTGGAGGCCGTCAAGGAGGCCCGCGGCTTCGGCGATCTGAGCGAGAACTTTGAGTACAAGGCCGCCAAGCAGGAGAAGAACCGCAACGAAAGCCGGATCCGCTTTCTGGAGAACATGATCCGCACCGCGGTGGTCATCTCCGACCGGGCGGATGCCGACACGGTGGGGCTCTACGACCGGGTGACGGTCTATCTGGAGGACGAGGGCGACGAGGAGACCTATCAGGTCGTCACCACCATGCGGCAGGACGCACTCCACGGCCTGATCAGCAAGGAGTCCCCTCTGGGCAAGGCCCTGCTGGGCAGGCGGGTGGGCGAGCGCTTCCACATTCAGGTCAATGACCGCTACGGTTACGACGCAGTGGTCCGGGCCATCCAAAAGGGGCAGGACGACGGGTCCGTGCCCCTCAGCAGCTTCTGA
- a CDS encoding glycerol-3-phosphate acyltransferase, which produces MERLICLAAGYVCGCLLTAEVVARWKTGRGARTLGSGNPGMANIAGALGKGAGALVLAGDLLKTALACALCRLLLAPDLGRLAVLYAGLGAALGHNFPFWSGFHGGKGVTVTCAALVLAFPLWGTVSCILGLAVVLSTGYLPVGALVIPAAAVLPAFWLGGAEAGMLVLTLTLMMLSRHIHGLTRVARGQEPRKFRRTEAE; this is translated from the coding sequence ATGGAACGTCTGATCTGCCTGGCCGCAGGGTATGTCTGCGGCTGTCTGCTCACCGCCGAGGTGGTGGCCCGATGGAAGACCGGTCGGGGCGCCCGGACGCTGGGGAGCGGGAATCCAGGCATGGCTAACATTGCCGGTGCGCTGGGAAAGGGGGCGGGGGCCCTGGTGCTGGCGGGCGACCTACTCAAGACCGCCCTGGCCTGCGCCCTGTGCCGTCTGCTGCTGGCTCCTGATCTGGGCCGCCTGGCCGTCCTATACGCCGGACTGGGCGCGGCCCTGGGCCATAATTTCCCCTTCTGGAGCGGCTTCCACGGCGGCAAAGGGGTGACAGTGACCTGCGCCGCCCTGGTACTGGCCTTCCCGCTGTGGGGGACCGTGAGCTGCATTCTGGGGCTGGCAGTGGTGCTCAGTACCGGGTATCTGCCTGTGGGGGCCCTGGTCATCCCGGCGGCGGCGGTGCTGCCTGCCTTCTGGCTGGGCGGTGCCGAGGCCGGAATGCTGGTGCTGACGCTGACGCTGATGATGCTCTCCCGGCACATCCACGGCCTGACCCGGGTGGCCCGGGGACAGGAGCCCCGGAAGTTCCGCCGCACGGAAGCGGAATGA
- a CDS encoding TIGR00266 family protein: MKYEIIGEPMPVVVCELAPGETMITEKGSMCWMSPNLEMRTNAGGGLGRAFGRMFSGESMFQNTYTAQGGPCRIAFASSFPGSIRAVEIDPARPIVVQKSGFLASEAGVELSVFFQKKAGAGFFGGEGFILQKLSGRGTAFLEVDGYAVEYNLAPGEQMVVDTGNLAMCDATCSIDIQAVRGVKNVLFGGEGLFHTIVTGPGRIVLQTMPVSGFAAALAPFFPTGSN, encoded by the coding sequence ATGAAATACGAAATCATCGGTGAGCCCATGCCCGTGGTGGTCTGCGAGCTGGCCCCCGGCGAGACCATGATCACAGAGAAGGGCTCCATGTGCTGGATGAGCCCCAACCTGGAGATGAGGACCAACGCCGGCGGCGGCCTCGGCAGGGCCTTTGGCCGGATGTTCTCCGGCGAGTCCATGTTCCAGAACACCTACACTGCCCAGGGCGGCCCCTGCCGGATTGCCTTCGCCTCCAGCTTTCCCGGCTCCATCCGGGCGGTGGAGATCGACCCCGCCCGCCCCATCGTGGTCCAGAAGTCCGGCTTCCTGGCCTCCGAGGCCGGGGTAGAGCTGTCCGTCTTTTTTCAAAAGAAGGCGGGCGCGGGCTTCTTCGGCGGCGAGGGCTTCATCCTGCAAAAGCTCTCGGGTCGGGGCACGGCCTTCCTGGAGGTGGACGGCTACGCCGTGGAATACAACCTGGCTCCCGGCGAGCAGATGGTGGTGGATACCGGCAATCTGGCCATGTGCGACGCCACCTGCTCCATTGATATCCAGGCCGTCAGGGGCGTGAAAAACGTCCTGTTCGGCGGAGAGGGGCTGTTCCATACCATCGTCACCGGGCCGGGCCGGATCGTGCTCCAGACCATGCCGGTCAGTGGCTTTGCCGCGGCGCTGGCCCCCTTCTTCCCCACCGGCAGCAACTGA
- the trmB gene encoding tRNA (guanosine(46)-N7)-methyltransferase TrmB, producing MRMRKKPNLIPRMERCADYLVTDPQQWRGRWREKGTPGCELRLELGCGKGRFTCETAAAEPDVLFVAVERVPDAMVIAMERAKAAGLNNVFFIDADVARLTEFFAPGEVERIYLNFCDPWPTNRHAKRRLTHENFLRLYRQVLSDGGQIHFKTDNSGLFEWSLFQFPRAGYALGEVTRDLHENGICGVMTDYEEKFHNLGTPINRCVGTKGELPPEESAAEPEE from the coding sequence ATGCGTATGCGGAAAAAGCCCAATCTGATTCCCCGGATGGAGCGCTGTGCGGACTATCTGGTGACCGATCCCCAGCAGTGGCGGGGCCGCTGGCGGGAGAAGGGGACGCCCGGCTGTGAACTGCGCCTGGAGCTGGGCTGCGGCAAGGGCCGCTTCACCTGCGAGACGGCGGCGGCGGAGCCGGATGTCCTTTTCGTGGCGGTGGAGCGGGTGCCGGACGCCATGGTCATCGCCATGGAGCGGGCCAAGGCCGCCGGATTGAACAATGTCTTTTTCATCGACGCCGACGTGGCCCGGCTGACGGAGTTTTTTGCCCCCGGCGAGGTGGAGCGCATCTACCTCAATTTCTGCGACCCCTGGCCCACCAACCGCCATGCCAAGCGGCGGCTGACCCACGAAAATTTCCTGCGGCTCTACCGCCAGGTGCTCTCCGACGGGGGGCAGATCCACTTCAAGACGGACAACAGCGGGCTGTTCGAATGGTCGCTGTTCCAGTTCCCACGGGCGGGCTATGCCCTGGGCGAGGTCACCCGGGACCTGCACGAAAACGGTATCTGTGGGGTGATGACCGACTATGAGGAGAAGTTCCACAACTTGGGAACCCCCATCAACCGCTGCGTGGGTACAAAGGGAGAGCTGCCCCCGGAAGAGTCCGCCGCAGAGCCGGAGGAGTGA
- a CDS encoding DegV family protein, whose protein sequence is MDSYQLTCCSTADLSADYFQEKCIPYVPFHVQMDGKEYPDDLGQSLPFPTFYARIAAGATPTTSQVNVEEFKAFFTPFLEAGQDILHLSLSSGLSGAWQSACIARDELEARFPERRIRVVDSLGASSGYGLLLDAAWERRKAGAGLDQLADWLEAHKLEVHHWFFSTDLTSYKRGGRISPTAAAVGTLLGICPLLNMDHLGRLLPREKVRSKSRVIQRMVQKMAEHAQGGAAYCGKCFLCHSACPEDARAVADLVEARFPSLDGRVVINSVGTVIGAHTGPGTVALFFWGDKRTD, encoded by the coding sequence ATGGATTCCTATCAACTGACCTGCTGCTCCACTGCAGACCTGAGCGCGGACTACTTTCAGGAGAAATGCATTCCCTACGTCCCCTTCCATGTGCAGATGGACGGGAAGGAGTACCCCGACGACCTGGGGCAGAGCCTTCCCTTTCCCACCTTTTACGCCCGCATCGCCGCAGGGGCCACCCCCACCACCTCCCAGGTGAATGTGGAGGAGTTCAAGGCCTTTTTCACACCTTTTCTGGAGGCCGGGCAGGACATCCTGCATCTGTCGCTATCCAGTGGGCTGTCCGGGGCCTGGCAGTCCGCCTGCATTGCCCGGGATGAACTGGAGGCCCGCTTCCCGGAGCGGCGCATCCGCGTGGTGGACAGCCTGGGGGCCTCCTCGGGCTACGGGCTGCTGCTGGACGCCGCCTGGGAGCGCCGGAAGGCCGGGGCCGGCCTGGATCAGCTGGCCGACTGGCTGGAGGCCCACAAGCTGGAGGTACATCACTGGTTCTTCTCCACCGACCTGACCAGCTATAAGCGGGGCGGCCGCATCTCTCCCACAGCGGCGGCGGTGGGGACTCTGCTGGGCATCTGCCCTCTGCTGAACATGGACCATCTGGGCCGCCTGCTCCCCCGGGAAAAGGTCCGCAGCAAGAGCCGGGTCATCCAGCGCATGGTCCAGAAGATGGCTGAGCACGCCCAAGGCGGCGCAGCCTACTGCGGCAAGTGCTTCCTGTGCCACTCGGCCTGTCCGGAGGACGCTCGGGCGGTAGCCGACCTGGTGGAGGCCCGCTTCCCCAGTCTGGACGGGCGGGTGGTCATCAACAGCGTAGGCACGGTGATCGGCGCCCATACCGGCCCAGGCACCGTGGCTCTCTTCTTCTGGGGTGATAAGCGGACGGATTGA
- the trhA gene encoding PAQR family membrane homeostasis protein TrhA yields the protein MQVILMDERMEYQRCRFDLPRPKARRLREEKGRDPYDGLRPWSAVTHGAGVGLGILGAVLLLLRTVQTGAAWRLVPFAVYAASMIGLYTASTLYHCLNTDVKGRIALRKYDHISIYFLIAGSYTPICLIALPPAWGRTMTAIVWALAAAGTVMALLWINAPRWVTSGIYIFMGWMAVFMLPALLKYLPSAGFFWLFLGGGLYTVGGVLYAVKWPGRNNPRFGCHEIFHVFILLGSIAHFFLMYRVIVYL from the coding sequence ATGCAGGTGATTCTTATGGACGAACGCATGGAATATCAGCGCTGCCGCTTTGACCTCCCCCGCCCCAAGGCCCGGCGGCTGCGCGAGGAGAAGGGAAGGGACCCCTATGACGGGCTGCGCCCCTGGTCGGCCGTCACCCACGGCGCCGGCGTGGGCCTGGGCATTCTGGGAGCTGTCCTCCTGCTGCTGCGGACAGTGCAGACCGGTGCGGCCTGGCGGCTGGTCCCCTTTGCCGTCTATGCCGCCAGTATGATCGGCCTCTACACCGCCAGCACCCTTTACCACTGCCTGAATACCGACGTGAAAGGCCGTATTGCCCTGCGGAAGTACGACCACATCTCCATCTACTTTCTCATTGCGGGCAGCTATACCCCCATCTGCCTCATCGCCCTGCCCCCCGCCTGGGGCCGGACCATGACCGCCATTGTCTGGGCGCTGGCCGCAGCCGGCACCGTCATGGCGCTGCTGTGGATCAACGCCCCCCGGTGGGTCACCTCCGGCATTTACATCTTCATGGGCTGGATGGCGGTGTTCATGCTGCCCGCCCTGCTGAAGTATCTGCCCTCCGCCGGCTTTTTCTGGCTGTTTCTGGGCGGCGGCCTCTACACCGTCGGCGGCGTGCTCTACGCCGTCAAGTGGCCCGGACGGAACAACCCCCGCTTCGGCTGTCACGAGATCTTCCACGTCTTTATCCTGCTGGGCAGCATCGCCCACTTCTTCCTCATGTACCGTGTGATCGTTTACCTTTAA
- a CDS encoding ferritin-like domain-containing protein, translating into MEGYGYSADEYCVPEPYPPVQAVGKNRRYAEAMLDNVGGSNSEMSAVAVYVYDHLVTAELPEVADAFRGIGAVEMRHLEIFGTLARQMGEDPRLWGSGQGGRKSWWSPGYSQYVQRLGPLIRGAVKVEKAAIRKYKAQLRWIADPNIQENLRRIIADEEHHLKILARLYDTHVGRMEPYPGSV; encoded by the coding sequence ATGGAGGGATATGGATACAGCGCGGACGAGTACTGTGTGCCGGAGCCCTATCCGCCAGTACAGGCGGTAGGCAAGAACCGGCGGTATGCCGAAGCTATGCTGGATAATGTGGGGGGTAGCAACTCAGAGATGTCGGCAGTGGCTGTGTATGTATACGACCACTTGGTGACGGCGGAGCTGCCCGAGGTGGCGGATGCCTTTCGCGGAATTGGCGCGGTGGAGATGCGCCATCTGGAGATTTTCGGTACGCTGGCCCGTCAGATGGGGGAGGACCCCCGGCTATGGGGCAGCGGACAGGGGGGACGCAAGAGCTGGTGGTCGCCGGGGTACAGCCAGTATGTCCAGCGGCTGGGTCCATTGATCCGCGGGGCGGTGAAGGTGGAGAAGGCGGCCATCCGAAAGTACAAGGCCCAGCTCCGCTGGATCGCCGACCCCAACATCCAGGAGAATCTGCGGCGCATCATCGCGGATGAAGAGCACCACCTGAAGATCCTGGCCCGGCTTTACGACACCCATGTGGGGCGGATGGAGCCGTATCCCGGGAGCGTCTGA
- the rplT gene encoding 50S ribosomal protein L20 encodes MARVKGAMMTRKRRNKILKLAKGYWGAKSKHFKMANEQVMKSLKYAYTGRRLKKRDFRSLWITRISAACKMNGMNYSTFMNGLKKAGVEINRKMLAELAVNDKAAFTALTEMAKAKLA; translated from the coding sequence ATGGCTAGAGTCAAAGGCGCGATGATGACGCGCAAGAGAAGAAATAAGATCCTGAAGCTGGCGAAGGGCTATTGGGGCGCCAAGAGCAAGCACTTCAAGATGGCCAACGAGCAGGTCATGAAGTCCCTGAAGTACGCCTACACCGGCCGCCGCCTGAAGAAGCGTGACTTCCGTTCCCTGTGGATCACCCGTATCTCCGCCGCCTGCAAGATGAACGGCATGAACTACTCTACCTTTATGAACGGACTGAAGAAGGCCGGTGTGGAGATCAACCGTAAAATGCTGGCTGAGCTGGCCGTCAACGACAAGGCCGCTTTCACCGCCCTGACCGAGATGGCCAAGGCCAAGCTGGCATAA
- the rpmI gene encoding 50S ribosomal protein L35, with product MAKIKLKTHSGAKKRFNLTKSGKVKRAHAFKSHLLNGHGKDTKRKRGLRAGAYADKTNESAIKRMIPYK from the coding sequence ATGGCTAAGATCAAGCTCAAAACCCACAGCGGGGCGAAAAAGAGATTCAACCTGACCAAGAGCGGCAAGGTGAAGCGCGCCCACGCCTTCAAGTCCCACCTCCTCAACGGTCACGGCAAGGATACCAAGCGCAAGCGCGGTCTCCGCGCCGGCGCTTACGCGGATAAGACCAACGAGTCCGCCATCAAGCGCATGATCCCCTATAAATAA
- the infC gene encoding translation initiation factor IF-3, with translation MSHQINDEIRDREVRLISATGEQLGILSTREALERAAEADLDLVKISPTANPPVCKLMDYGKYKFEQQKREKEARKNQRVVEIKEVRMSPGIDVNDFNVKLRNAQKFLSEGDRVKVTVRFRGREMAHTDIGRKLLLKFAEDCAEMATMDKEPKQEGRHMNMFLSPKVSKDVKK, from the coding sequence ATGAGTCATCAGATCAACGACGAGATTCGGGACCGCGAGGTCCGTCTGATTTCCGCCACCGGCGAGCAGTTGGGCATCCTGTCCACCCGCGAGGCCCTGGAACGGGCCGCTGAAGCGGACCTGGACCTGGTGAAAATCTCGCCCACGGCCAATCCCCCGGTCTGCAAGCTGATGGACTACGGCAAGTACAAGTTCGAGCAGCAGAAGCGGGAGAAGGAAGCCAGAAAAAATCAGCGCGTCGTAGAGATCAAAGAGGTGCGCATGTCCCCGGGCATCGACGTGAACGATTTCAACGTCAAGCTCCGGAACGCTCAAAAATTCCTGTCCGAGGGCGACCGGGTCAAGGTCACCGTCCGTTTCCGCGGCCGCGAGATGGCCCACACCGACATCGGCAGAAAGCTCCTGCTCAAGTTTGCGGAGGACTGCGCCGAGATGGCCACCATGGACAAGGAGCCCAAGCAGGAAGGCCGCCACATGAACATGTTCCTGTCTCCGAAGGTCTCCAAGGACGTCAAAAAGTAA
- a CDS encoding YbjQ family protein, whose translation MILTTTEQISGRELETLGLVRGSTIQSKNIGKDITQGFKTLVGGELKAYTEMMNEARALATKRMVEEAEAMGADAVVCMRYASAAVMQGAAEVIAYGTAVKFR comes from the coding sequence ATGATCTTGACAACTACTGAACAGATCTCCGGCCGGGAGCTGGAGACCCTGGGCCTGGTCCGGGGAAGCACCATCCAGTCCAAAAACATCGGCAAGGACATCACGCAGGGCTTCAAGACCCTGGTGGGCGGAGAGCTGAAGGCCTATACCGAGATGATGAACGAGGCCCGGGCCCTGGCCACCAAGCGGATGGTGGAGGAGGCGGAGGCCATGGGGGCCGACGCGGTGGTCTGTATGCGCTACGCCTCCGCCGCCGTGATGCAGGGGGCGGCCGAGGTCATCGCCTACGGCACCGCCGTCAAATTCCGGTAA
- a CDS encoding DUF2089 family protein codes for MSISVLPEWMAELDEEDVSFIRNFLLCSGSLKEVAGRYRVSYPTVRLRLDRLIQKIKLGEDQAADPYVALIKRLAVNDKVDFEAAKLLIQEYKRQKEDP; via the coding sequence ATGTCAATCTCCGTCCTACCGGAGTGGATGGCCGAGCTGGACGAGGAAGACGTGTCCTTCATCCGGAATTTCCTGCTGTGCTCCGGGTCCCTCAAGGAGGTGGCAGGCCGGTACAGGGTGAGCTATCCTACCGTCCGCCTGCGGCTGGACCGGCTGATCCAGAAGATCAAACTGGGGGAGGATCAGGCCGCCGATCCCTATGTGGCTCTCATCAAGCGGCTGGCCGTCAACGACAAGGTGGACTTCGAGGCCGCCAAGCTCCTGATCCAGGAATACAAACGACAAAAGGAGGACCCATAA
- a CDS encoding Lrp/AsnC family transcriptional regulator: MTDNNKLLKLLEEDCTYTQEQLASMADMPLEDVKAAIKRYEEEKIVLGYKAIVDWDRTQEESVTALIEVKVTPQRNEGFDRVAERIYQYDEVESVYLMSGAFDLTVIISGRTLKEVAQFVGQRLAPLEGVTATATHFILKKYKEKHLIFEKRQEQEREWIFV; encoded by the coding sequence ATGACCGACAACAACAAATTGCTCAAGCTCTTGGAGGAGGACTGCACCTACACCCAGGAGCAGTTGGCATCCATGGCCGATATGCCTCTGGAGGACGTAAAGGCGGCAATCAAGCGGTACGAAGAGGAAAAGATCGTCCTGGGTTACAAGGCCATTGTAGACTGGGACCGCACCCAGGAGGAGTCGGTCACGGCCCTCATCGAGGTGAAGGTGACCCCCCAGCGCAACGAGGGCTTCGACCGGGTGGCCGAGCGCATCTACCAGTATGACGAGGTGGAGAGCGTCTATCTGATGTCCGGCGCGTTTGACCTGACGGTCATCATCTCCGGCCGCACCCTGAAGGAGGTGGCCCAGTTTGTGGGCCAGCGTCTGGCCCCCCTGGAGGGCGTCACCGCCACCGCCACCCACTTTATCCTGAAGAAATATAAGGAAAAGCATCTCATCTTTGAGAAGCGGCAGGAGCAGGAGAGGGAGTGGATCTTCGTATGA
- a CDS encoding aminotransferase class I/II-fold pyridoxal phosphate-dependent enzyme, with protein sequence MNYDGIMSSRIQQVQPSGIRKFFDILEEMKDAISLGVGEPDFVTPWHIRDAGIYSLEKGFTKYTSNAGMAELRREIAAYQERRFRLHYDFASQIIVTVGGSEAIDLALRCLINPGDEVIIPVPSFVCYGPLTSMAGGTPVFVETKAEDEFRLTPDQLRSAITPRTKALVLPFPCNPTGGIMDREDLEAIAQVLRGTDIMVVSDEIYAELTYGQHHVSLANLPDMYERTLVVNGFSKSHAMTGWRMGYVCGPAPIVKQMLKLHQFGIMSAPTTSQYAAIEAMRNGDHDIEKMRDEYDGRRRYLVEGLRRIGLPCFEPRGAFYVFPDIRPTGLSSEEFCERFLMEEKVAVIAGNAFGPSGEGFVRCCYATSMKDLSEALTRMEHFLANLKKK encoded by the coding sequence ATGAATTACGACGGGATCATGTCCAGCCGAATCCAGCAGGTCCAGCCCTCCGGCATCCGGAAATTTTTCGACATCTTGGAGGAGATGAAGGACGCCATCTCCCTGGGGGTGGGCGAGCCCGATTTCGTCACCCCCTGGCACATCCGGGACGCGGGCATCTACTCCCTGGAAAAGGGGTTCACCAAGTACACCTCCAACGCCGGCATGGCCGAGCTGCGCCGGGAGATCGCCGCCTATCAGGAGCGGCGCTTCCGCCTGCACTATGACTTTGCCAGCCAGATCATCGTCACCGTAGGCGGCAGCGAGGCCATTGATCTGGCCCTGCGCTGCCTCATCAACCCCGGGGACGAGGTCATCATCCCCGTGCCCTCCTTCGTGTGCTACGGCCCGCTGACCAGCATGGCGGGCGGCACCCCGGTCTTTGTGGAGACCAAGGCGGAGGATGAGTTCCGGCTGACCCCCGACCAGCTCCGGTCCGCCATTACGCCCCGGACCAAGGCCCTGGTGCTGCCCTTCCCCTGCAACCCCACCGGCGGCATCATGGACCGGGAGGACCTGGAGGCCATTGCCCAGGTCCTGCGGGGCACCGACATCATGGTCGTCTCCGACGAGATCTACGCCGAGCTGACCTATGGCCAGCACCATGTCTCCCTGGCCAATCTCCCCGATATGTACGAGCGTACCCTTGTGGTCAACGGCTTTTCCAAGAGCCACGCCATGACCGGCTGGCGCATGGGCTACGTCTGCGGCCCCGCCCCCATCGTCAAGCAGATGCTCAAGCTCCACCAGTTTGGCATCATGTCGGCTCCCACCACCAGCCAGTACGCCGCCATTGAGGCCATGCGCAACGGCGACCACGACATTGAGAAGATGCGCGACGAGTACGACGGCCGCCGCCGGTACTTAGTGGAGGGCCTGCGCCGCATCGGCCTGCCCTGCTTTGAGCCCAGGGGAGCCTTTTACGTCTTCCCGGACATCCGCCCCACCGGCCTGAGCTCGGAGGAGTTCTGCGAGCGGTTCCTGATGGAAGAGAAGGTGGCGGTCATCGCCGGAAACGCCTTCGGACCCAGCGGCGAGGGCTTTGTGCGCTGCTGCTACGCCACCTCCATGAAGGATCTGTCCGAGGCGCTGACCCGGATGGAGCATTTCCTGGCCAACCTGAAAAAGAAGTAG
- the thrH gene encoding bifunctional phosphoserine phosphatase/homoserine phosphotransferase ThrH produces the protein MNLVCLDMEGVLVPEIWIAFAEASGIPELKRTTRDEPDYNKLMQYRLAILKEHGLGLKEIQATIAKIDPLPGAKAFLDELRTLTQVIILSDTFEQFAKPLMEKLGWPTLFCNTLEVAPGGEITGFRMRCAQSKLTTVKALQSIGYETIASGDSYNDLGMIQASKAGFLFKSTDKIRADHPELPAYEEFSDLLAAIKAVLD, from the coding sequence ATGAATCTCGTATGTCTGGATATGGAAGGCGTGCTGGTGCCGGAGATCTGGATCGCCTTTGCCGAGGCCAGCGGCATCCCGGAGCTGAAGCGCACCACCCGGGACGAGCCGGACTACAACAAGCTGATGCAGTACCGGCTGGCCATCCTGAAGGAGCACGGCCTGGGCCTGAAAGAGATTCAGGCCACCATCGCCAAAATCGACCCCCTGCCCGGGGCCAAGGCGTTCCTGGACGAGCTTCGCACCCTCACCCAGGTCATCATCCTCAGCGACACCTTCGAGCAGTTTGCCAAGCCCCTGATGGAAAAGCTGGGCTGGCCCACCCTCTTCTGCAACACCCTGGAGGTGGCCCCCGGCGGGGAGATCACCGGCTTTCGGATGCGCTGCGCGCAGTCCAAGCTGACCACGGTGAAGGCGCTGCAGTCCATCGGCTACGAGACCATCGCCAGCGGGGACAGCTACAACGACCTGGGTATGATCCAGGCCAGCAAGGCGGGCTTCCTGTTCAAGAGCACGGACAAGATCAGGGCCGACCACCCGGAGCTGCCCGCCTATGAGGAATTCAGCGACCTGCTGGCCGCCATCAAGGCCGTTCTGGACTGA